In one Corythoichthys intestinalis isolate RoL2023-P3 chromosome 16, ASM3026506v1, whole genome shotgun sequence genomic region, the following are encoded:
- the foxj1a gene encoding forkhead box protein J1-A, protein MESRYQGGPEDCQVLEEVLVAAAAQAEARAEECEPWGGDGGMGAALDDSLTSLQWLQDFSILGGGVAAGRPPRGRGGPPGSEAPTSPLAADLASAGSPLTPGKPTAAAYCRLGPLPAIVARGHCPDEVDYKTDAGVKPPYSYAHLICMAMKHSKHSKMTLAGIYKWITDNFCYFRHAEPTWQNSIRHNLSLNKCFIKVPRQKDEPGKGGFWKIDPQYAERLLSGAYKKRRMPPVRINPALQSRLGLAPQPPALRVDPQSQRLLQEFEEATEQSWDVRLAEGTMLGSWPAPRGGVKRKSSRGNGWGKSPRRSGSPPLPADEQKDSGPLKGDFDWDALLDSALSGELSLDAGDTLGTVVEDEEQNGHCAAPVGTTDTLSESQKSFLGCAFLESVWPEDGEQERGDFLCGAGVNLEQLFDLADSPVEPLL, encoded by the exons ATGGAGTCGCGCTACCAGGGAGGTCCCGAGGATTGCCAGGTCCTGGAGGAGGTTCTGGTGGCGGCGGCGGCCCAGGCGGAGGCCCGAGCCGAGGAGTGCGAGCCCTGGGGCGGCGACGGCGGCATGGGCGCCGCTCTGGACGACAGCCTGACCAGCCTGCAGTGGCTGCAGGACTTCTCAATCCTGGGGGGCGGCGTGGCAGCAGGCAGGCCCCCCCGCGGCAGAGGCGGTCCACCGGGCTCGGAAGCACCAACCTCGCCGCTGGCGGCCGACCTGGCCTCGGCGGGGTCGCCGCTCACGCCGGGCAAGCCCACGGCGGCCGCCTACTGCCGGCTGGGGCCACTTCCCGCCATCGTGGCGCGCGGGCATTGCCCGGATGAAGTGGACTACAAGACAGACGCCGGCGTCAAACCGCCGTACTCCTACGCGCATCTGATCTGCATGGCCATGAAACACAGCAAGCACAGCAAGATGACACTGGCTGGCATCTATAAGTGGATCACCGACAACTTCTGCTACTTCAGGCACGCCGAGCCCACCTGGCAG AACTCCATCCGCCACAACCTGTCACTCAACAAGTGCTTCATCAAAGTTCCCCGTCAGAAGGACGAGCCAGGAAAGGGCGGCTTCTGGAAGATCGACCCGCAGTACGCCGAGCGCCTCTTGAGCGGCGCCTATAAGAAGCGCCGCATGCCGCCCGTCAGGATCAACCCGGCGCTGCAGAGCCGGCTGGGGCTGGCCCCGCAGCCCCCCGCCCTGCGGGTGGACCCGCAGTCCCAGCGGCTCCTGCAGGAGTTCGAAGAGGCCACGGAGCAGAGCTGGGACGTCCGCCTGGCCGAGGGCACCATGCTGGGGTCCTGGCCGGCGCCCCGCGGCGGCGTCAAGAGGAAGTCCAGCCGCGGTAACGGATGGGGCAAGTCCCCACGCCGCTCTGGCTCCCCCCCGCTCCCCGCAGACGAGCAGAAGGACAGCGGCCCCCTCAAGGGCGACTTCGACTGGGACGCCCTGCTGGACTCGGCGCTCAGCGGCGAGCTCAGTCTGGACGCCGGCGACACCCTGGGCACGGTGGTCGAAGACGAGGAGCAGAACGGCCACTGCGCTGCCCCCGTGGGGACCACCGACACGTTGTCCGAGTCGCAAAAGTCCTTCTTGGGTTGCGCCTTCCTGGAGAGCGTTTGGCCGGAAGACGGGGAGCAAGAGCGTGGTGACTTCCTGTGCGGCGCCGGCGTCAACTTGGAGCAACTCTTTGACCTGGCCGACTCCCCCGTGGAGCCCTTGCTCTGA